The Alkalihalobacillus sp. LMS6 genomic interval ATTGGAAGAACCATATGCTGCAGCCAGATGACGTGACAACAAAAACAGACTTTGAAAAAAAAGTGAAATCCATTTATGTGACTTATGAAGAAGAAAAACAGCGTCAGACGCGTTATGACTTCGACGATATTTTATTAGGGTGCTTTCAGTTGCTTAGAGAAAACCCGCCTTTACTTGAGCGATATCAAGAACGATTTACTTATTTATCCGTTGACGAGTTTCAAGACATTAATCTTCTTCAATTTGAAATTGTCCGCATGCTGTCTGCAAAACAGCGGAACTTATGTGTGGTTGGCGATGACGATCAGTCCATCTATGCTTTTCGAGGGAGTGACCCTCACTTCATTCAACAATTTACGTCCTATTATCCTAATGCGACTGTTGTTTCATTAGAGCAAAATTATCGTTCCACACACGAAATTATTGCTTCTGCAAATACTGTCATTAAAAAAAATTCAAGTCGTCTGCAAAAAACCTTGCACGCACAGCGAAGTGAAGCGAAGCAAAAGCCATTATTGTTTTATCCTTATAATGAAGAAGAAGAAGCATCCATTATCGTTGAAGAGATTCTTCGCAAACAATCAGATGGACAAGTCATTGATGACATTGCTATTTTGTTTCGGACAACAGCGTCTGTTCGAGCGTTACTAGAACGACTCATTGACGCTGACATTCCTTTTTTAATGGATCAATCGATAGGGACCTTTTATGAGAAACCCATAGTCAAAAAGGCTCTCGCTTTTTTACGGCTCGCTCTCTATGAAGACCACGTTGAAGCAGCGCCCTATGCCTTGCAAGCACTTTTCTTAAAAGCAGACAAGCAGCGTGAACTTTTCGAATTACAGCAACAGCGCGGTTGTACGTTACTAGAAGCTTTTCCCTTTTTAACGAATACACAACCCTTTCAGAAAAAAAAGTTGCAGCAACTCCCTGGGTTATGTCGTAGATTAACGGTTCTTACGCCAATTCAAGCATTAGAGAGTATTGAGCAAGATATCGGTTTTAAAGATACCTTAAAAAAACAAGCACAAGAAGGCAATCAGCTTGATAAAGGCAGTGACGCATTTAAACAGTTAAAAGCGCTTGCCCGTCAACATGAGACAGTCGCTTCATTTCTACACTATATTGATGCGATGACGCAAAAAGTAAATGAACATAAGCAGTCAACAAATAAAAAAGGCGTTCGTCTGTTAACCATTCACCGTGCAAAAGGACTTGAATTCGAACAAGTTTTTGTGATCGGTTGCGTTGACCGCTCCCTTCCTCACGATTATGCACTTGACGCTTTAAAAGATGGAGATGAGGGACCGCTTCAAGAGGAAAGACGATTAATGTATGTTGCGATGACTCGTGCAAAATCCTTTCTTTATTTGTCCGCCCCTCTTTATTACTTTGAACATAAAAGCTTTGTCTCACGCTTTTTGCTTCCGCTATTACAAAGTCGTTCACGCTCGTGAGCGGCTTTTTTCCTCAGGACTAGTACAACCTTTTCATGACATAGAGTACTAAAGGACATGAACATGGAAAGGTGGCAAGGCAAATGAGACGAAAAACGAGTATCGTGATTTTAACCTACAATCAGTGGGCGTTAACAAAGATGTGTTTAGAAAGTCTCTTTACTCACACGAATCCAGAAGAGATTGAAGTGATTGTCATTGATAATGGTTCAACCGATGACACGGTAGCCCATCTTACAAAAGAGTCACGAATCATCTTCGTGGCAAATGAAAGCAATCAAGGTTTCGCAAAAGCTTGTAATCAAGGCGCTGAACTTGCTACTGGGAATGAGGTTTTGTTTTTAAACAACGATACCATTGTGACAAAAGAATGGTTAACACGAATGAGGAAAATTCTTGATTCTGATCAAAAAATAGGCTTAGTAGGTCCAATGAGTAACTATGTAAGTGGTGAACAGCTTATTCAAGATCCCTACCATTCACTAGAAGAAATTGAGGCCTACGTTGAAACAAGACACAAACGTTTCCATGAAAAAAAAGCATACGTTATGCGGTTAGTGGGCTTTTGTCTACTCGTAAGAAAAAAGGTATTAGAAGATATTGGCGGATTTGATGAACGTTTCGAAATCGGCTCTTTTGAAGACGATGATTTTTGTTTAAGAGCCGTGCAGTCCGGCTACCGATTAGCGATTGCTTTAGATGTCCATGTTCATCATCATGGTCATGCAACGTTTACCGGTAGCCCTGAAATTAATTTTAATCAAACGTATTTGGATAACTATCAGC includes:
- a CDS encoding glycosyltransferase; the protein is MRRKTSIVILTYNQWALTKMCLESLFTHTNPEEIEVIVIDNGSTDDTVAHLTKESRIIFVANESNQGFAKACNQGAELATGNEVLFLNNDTIVTKEWLTRMRKILDSDQKIGLVGPMSNYVSGEQLIQDPYHSLEEIEAYVETRHKRFHEKKAYVMRLVGFCLLVRKKVLEDIGGFDERFEIGSFEDDDFCLRAVQSGYRLAIALDVHVHHHGHATFTGSPEINFNQTYLDNYQRYVQKWGEDLSYFMHGRPELVQLVPQDAKQILDIGCGAGATGLQLINRQNSELVGVEGNEKMAQIARSYYKAVYAINLDETVPPLKQESFDVILFADILEHLKDPWKIVQQYAAFLKKGGAIIASIPNIGHAEALLPLLSGRFDYRDAGILDKTHLRFFTPQTLYTLFPTDQFSIRQQFSTHVPIDAKVSTFFNEVSLLGKKFDFDLDGLTDAIRTYQSVVLFKKL
- a CDS encoding ATP-dependent helicase, translating into MHIARYFNQQIDLHTLERSEWNKLYLASKQGNLTCTYCQAPMRMTLFIQDKPLFIHPEPVKDACRKNQLASPPTKAPIEKPKEFAGFSLPKNNQIGGNEQTETIWKEAESLTGLQSFQPDTEQTHDHDSYRSTLEAASLTFNQEQWNSIKKIDGPLLILAGAGSGKTRVITARAAYMLTELNIPINRMALVTFTSKAAKEMKERMMLYPNITRKMGEQLLIRTFHSLFLQMLKHHQPDQWHHSRLLQSPLPLIKQIGLSFGYDENEFAYDSAITQISYWKNHMLQPDDVTTKTDFEKKVKSIYVTYEEEKQRQTRYDFDDILLGCFQLLRENPPLLERYQERFTYLSVDEFQDINLLQFEIVRMLSAKQRNLCVVGDDDQSIYAFRGSDPHFIQQFTSYYPNATVVSLEQNYRSTHEIIASANTVIKKNSSRLQKTLHAQRSEAKQKPLLFYPYNEEEEASIIVEEILRKQSDGQVIDDIAILFRTTASVRALLERLIDADIPFLMDQSIGTFYEKPIVKKALAFLRLALYEDHVEAAPYALQALFLKADKQRELFELQQQRGCTLLEAFPFLTNTQPFQKKKLQQLPGLCRRLTVLTPIQALESIEQDIGFKDTLKKQAQEGNQLDKGSDAFKQLKALARQHETVASFLHYIDAMTQKVNEHKQSTNKKGVRLLTIHRAKGLEFEQVFVIGCVDRSLPHDYALDALKDGDEGPLQEERRLMYVAMTRAKSFLYLSAPLYYFEHKSFVSRFLLPLLQSRSRS